The following coding sequences are from one Lolium rigidum isolate FL_2022 chromosome 6, APGP_CSIRO_Lrig_0.1, whole genome shotgun sequence window:
- the LOC124663156 gene encoding isopentenyl phosphate kinase-like has protein sequence MAEEATEQRSPATPRPVRCIVKLGGAAITNKGELESIDEGSLRSACAQLRQAMSGSGDATPGKVMGMDWSRRPGDPADPVVDTEGFRDMDGLGIDTNFIVVHGAGSFGHFQASRSGVHKGGLHTPLVKAGFVATRISVTSLNQEVVRALAREGIPSIGLSPFACGWSTQQRKLVSANASQIIQSLHAGFVPVLHGDGVLDELLACTILSGDVIIRHLAQLLCPKYVVFLTDVQGVYDRPPTDPDAVLLREIEVDDNGGWSVVKPVLQGNKRGVKTSVAAHDTTGGMETKILEAAAIARLGVDVYITKVGTDDSLRALKGDVDTSSDDWFGTVIRSAK, from the exons ATGGCGGAGGAAGCAACAGAGCAGCGGAGCCCCGCCACCCCCCGCCCCGTCCGATGCATCGTTAAGCTAG GCGGAGCGGCCATCACGAACAAGGGCGAGCTGGAGAGCATCGACGAGGGGAGCCTGCGGTCGGCGTGCGCGCAGCTGCGGCAGGCCATGTCCGGGTCCGGCGACGCCACCCCGGGGAAGGTCATGGGGATGGACTGGAGCAGGAGGCCCGGCGATCCGGCCGACCCGGTAGTGGACACGGAGGGGTTCAGGGATATGGATGGGCTGGGGATCGACACCAACTTCATCGTCGTCCACGGTGCCG GTTCTTTTGGTCACTTCCAAGCAAGTAGATCTGGAGTCCATAAGGGAGGGTTGCATACACCCCTGGTGAAGGCTGGCTTTGTGGCTACCAGAATTTCA GTGACTTCTCTCAACCAAGAAGTCGTTAGAGCATTGGCAAGAG AAGGAATACCGTCCATTGGATTGTCACCATTTGCTTGTGGATGGTCTACTCAGCAAAGGAAG CTTGTCTCAGCCAATGCTTCTCAAATCATTCAGTCGCTCCATGCTGGTTTTGTCCCT GTCTTGCATGGAGATGGTGTTCTTGATGAGTTACTG GCGTGCACCATATTGAGTGGAGATGTCATTATACGCCACCTTGCACAGCTTCTGTGTCCAAAATATGTCGTATTTCTG ACAGATGTTCAGGGAGTATATGACCGTCCTCCAACTGACCCAGATGCAGTACTTCTCAGAGAGATAG AGGTAGATGACAATGGAGGCTGGTCTGTTGTAAAACCTGTATTACAAGGCAACAAAAGAGGAG TGAAAACATCGGTAGCTGCACACGACACCACCGGAGGAATGGAGACGAAAATATTGGAAGCTGCTGCAATAGCTCGGCTCGGAGTGGATGTGTACATTACGAAG GTTGGTACGGACGACTCCCTCAGAGCCTTAAAGGGGGATGTGGACACCAGCTCGGACGATTGGTTTGGAACTGTTATACGCTCTGCCAAGTAG
- the LOC124668490 gene encoding clp protease adapter protein ClpF, chloroplastic-like, with amino-acid sequence MQGISVCDSVASLHGTSCRLACVARSDLRLFNKINSASPGACIWRWCTEKLHMRTNSRKMNTTVRTNARWLFGGDGGNSNSNKNAKARLERSESANEDILIFYFQLDLQTRIQYALNIEQFDAAKQLREKLAEIETEITRQREAKRGSSKNEAQDKSLDLLRARADLQKAIESENYALAAELRDAVAKLEGDSLALSAKALAYQGVKYEFRLGQKVRHKVHGYRAVICGMDPVCCESKSWMETANVEKLSKGPNQPFYQVLVDVYADPELLVAYVAEENLSEAEESEKGRFEHPYTEFLFFGEDTARDFIPVKQLREKYDQPRYEASGDENDDDGSTNS; translated from the exons ATGCAAGGCATCTCTGTGTGCGATTCGGTTGCCTCGCTCCATGGAACAAGCTGCAGACTAGCCTGTGTTGCTAGGAGTGATCTGAGGTTGTTTAACAAAATAAACTCAGCGAGTCCTGGAGCATGCATATGGCGTTGGTGTACAGAAAAATTACACATGAGGACCAACAGTAGAAAGATGAATACCACAGTAAGGACAAATGCTAGATGGCTGTTTGGAGGAGATGGCGGCAACAGTAACAGTAACAAGAATGCTAAGGCAAGGCTCGAGCGCAGTGAGTCTGCAAATGAAGacatcttgatcttctacttccagCTGGATCTACAGACCCGGATACAG TATGCATTGAATATAGAGCAATTTGATGCGGCAAAGCAGTTGAGGGAGAAGCTCGCTGAG ATTGAAACAGAGATAACCAGGCAGCGTGAAGCTAAAAGAGGTTCATCAAAGAATGAAGCTCAGGATAAATCTCTAGATCTTCTACGTGCACG TGCAGACTTGCAGAAAGCTATTGAAAGCGAAAACTATGCTTTGGCAGCTGAGCTGCGTGATGCAGTCGCTAAACTTGAG GGTGATTCTCTGGCACTATCTGCTAAAGCCCTTGCATACCAAGGTGTAAAATATGAGTTTCGACTTGGGCAGAAAGTACGCCACAAGGTACATG GATATAGAGCTGTGATATGTGGCATGGATCCCGTGTGCTGTGAATCCAAGTCATGGATGGAGACAGCAAATGTGGAGAAGTTGTCCAAAGGACCAAATCAACCTTTTTATCAA GTGCTAGTTGATGTATACGCTGATCCAGAACTCCTTGTGGCATATG TTGCAGAAGAAAATCTGTCAGAAGCTGAAGAATCGGAGAAA GGAAGATTTGAACACCCCTACACCGAATTCCTATTTTTTGGTGAGGACACAGCTCGGGACTTTATTCCTGTTAAGCAACTGCGTGAGAAGTACGACCAGCCACGATATGAAGCTTCTGGAGATGAAAATGACGACGATGGCAGTACAAATAGCTGA